Proteins encoded within one genomic window of Thunnus albacares chromosome 13, fThuAlb1.1, whole genome shotgun sequence:
- the LOC122995842 gene encoding odorant receptor 131-2-like: MSYANQYQTNITVGPQYQGLLGIVMFSILTTLPCCVFLSINGIMLFTLRSKPVFRETSRYILLYNLLFADTVLLAQSQLLYIIAAFRLRMSYPVCGVLTMLAYLTNEISPLTLVLMSLERYVAVCYPLRHATIITIRNTGVAIVVIWAFCSLNVLTRVLLLLNFPFEDLESLQMKDYCSDIAMRLGALSDYYDKAYTSFLFVSAGVAITSSYIGVIVAARSASTNEASARKARNTLLLHLVQLGLSLSSTMHNPLLVAISEIGSRLIIVRIQIVIYVCIILFPRCLSSLIYGLRDQTIRPVLMYHLCCRLKLSVIPAKAEVSVLSQ, from the coding sequence ATGTCATATGCAAATCAGTATCAGACCAATATCACTGTTGGACCACAGTATCAGGGGCTACTTGGTATAGTGATGTTCTCCATTCTGACAACCCTGCcatgctgtgtgtttctttccatTAATGGGATCATGTTATTCACTTTGAGGAGTAAACCAGTATTTCGTGAGACCTCCCGTTACATTCTTCTGTATAACCTACTTTTTGCAGACACTGTATTGCTGGCACAGAGCCAGTTACTGTACATCATTGCTGCTTTTAGATTAAGGATGTCATATCCTGTATGTGGTGTTCTTACTATGCTTGCTTATCTCACAAATGAAATCTCTCCTCTCACACTGGTGTTGATGTCTCTGGAGAGATATGTAGCTGTGTGCTACCCACTGAGGCATGCTACCATCATCACTATCAGAAACACAGGTGTGGCTATTGTTGTAATTTGGGCcttttgttcattaaatgtcCTCACTCGTGTTCTTTTACTACTAAATTTTCCATTTGAAGATCTGGAGAGCCTGCAGATGAAAGACTATTGCTCTGACATAGCTATGAGGCTTGGTGCATTGTCTGATTATTATGACAAAGCCTACActagttttctgtttgtttcagctGGTGTGGCAATCACTTCCTCCTATATTGGTGTGATAGTAGCAGCCAGGTCAGCCTCCACAAATGAAGCTTCGGCCCGTAAAGCTCgtaacacactgctgctgcacctgGTGCAGCTGGGCCTCAGTCTCTCCTCAACTATGCACAATCCACTGCTTGTAGCTATTTCAGAAATAGGAAGCAGGTTAATAATTGTGCGTATCCAGAttgttatttatgtgtgtattatcCTCTTCCCCAGATGTCTGAGTTCTCTTATCTATGGGCTCAGAGATCAGACCATCAGACCTGTCCTTATGTACCATCTATGCTGTCGACTGAAACTCTCAGTCATCCCAGCCAAAGCTGAGGTCAGCGTTCTCTCTCAGTAG
- the LOC122995841 gene encoding odorant receptor 131-2-like: protein MSDATQSQTNITVGLGLVERVMLTTLTTVPCCIFFFINVTMLFILRSKLVFRETSRYILLYNLLFADTVQMTLSQILYILSICRIMLTFPVCGVLIMIANLTNEISPLTLVVMSLERYVAVCYPLRHATIITIRNTGVAITMVWAFCSLNVLTRVLLLLNFPFQDLESLQMKNFCSTLVMFLVPISDHYDKAYTCFLFISAGVAVISSYIGVIVAARSASTDKASAHKARNTLLLHLVQLGLSLSSTIHNPLLIAISKTVTRIMLVRVQNIFYVFIIILPRCLSALIYGLRDQTIRPVIVYYLCCRLKLSVFPAKAENSS from the coding sequence ATGTCTGATGCAACTCAATCTCAGACCAACATCACTGTTGGACTGGGGTTAGTGGAAAGAGTGATGCTTACCACTTTGACTACAGTACCATGTTGTATATTCTTCTTCATTAATGTGACCATGCTTTTCATTTTGAGGAGTAAACTGGTGTTTCGTGAGACTTCTCGTTACATTCTTCTGTATAACCTCCTTTTTGCAGACACTGTACAGATGACACTGAGCcagatactgtacatactgtctATTTGTAGAATAATGTTGACATTTCCTGTGTGTGGTGTTCTTATTATGATCGCAAATCTTACAAACGAAATCTCTCCTCTCACACTGGTGGTGATGTCTCTGGAGAGATATGTAGCTGTGTGCTACCCACTGAGGCACGctaccatcatcaccatcagaaACACAGGGGTGGCCATCACCATGGTTTGGGCTTTTTGTTCACTAAATGTCCTCACACGAGTTCTTTTGCTGTTAAATTTTCCATTTCAGGACCTGGAGAGCCTGCAGATGAAAAATTTCTGTAGCACACTTGTCATGTTTCTTGTGCCAATATCTGATCATTATGACAAAGCCtacacttgttttctgtttatatCAGCTGGTGTGGCAGTCATTTCTTCTTATATTGGTGTGATAGTAGCAGCCAGGTCAGCCTCAACAGACAAAGCTTCAGCCCATAAAGCTCgtaacacactgctgctgcacctgGTGCAGCTGGGCCTCAGTCTCTCTTCAACTATACACAACCCATTGCTTATAGCCATCTCAAAAACTGTCACGAGAATAATGCTTGTGCGTgttcagaatattttttatgtctttattatcATTCTCCCCAGATGTCTGAGCGCTCTCATCTATGGGCTCAGAGATCAGACCATCAGACCTGTTATTGTTTACTATTTATGCTGTCGACTGAAACTCTCAGTCTTCCCAGCCAAGGCTGAGAACTCATCCTGA
- the LOC122995840 gene encoding odorant receptor 131-2-like, with protein MSDATQSQTNITVGLGLVERVMLTTLTTVPCCIFFFINVTMLFTLRSKLVFCETSRYILLYNLLFADTVQMTLSQILYILSICRVMLTYPVCIVLIMIANLTNEISPLTLVVMSLERYVAVCYPLRHATINTIRNTGVAITMVWAFCSLNVLTRVLLLLNFPFQDLESLQMKHFCSTFVMFLVPISDHYDKAYTCFLFISAGVAVISSYIGVIVAARSASTDKASAHKARNTLLLHLVQLGLSLSSTIHNPLLIAISKTVTRIMLVRVQNIFYVFIIILPRCLSALIYGLRDQTIRPVLVYYLCCRLKLSVFPAKAENSS; from the coding sequence ATGTCTGATGCAACTCAATCTCAGACCAACATCACTGTTGGACTGGGGTTAGTGGAAAGAGTGATGCTTACCACTTTGACTACAGTACCGTGTTGTATATTCTTCTTCATTAATGTGACCATGCTTTTCACTTTGAGGAGTAAACTGGTGTTTTGTGAGACTTCTCGTTACATTCTTCTGTATAACCTCCTTTTTGCAGACACTGTACAGATGACACTGAGCcagatactgtacatactgtctATTTGTAGAGTAATGTTGACATATCCTGTGTGTATTGTTCTTATTATGATCGCCAATCTTACAAATGAAATCTCTCCTCTCACACTGGTGGTGATGTCTCTGGAGAGATATGTAGCTGTGTGCTACCCACTGAGGCACGCTACCATCAACACCATCAGAAACACAGGGGTGGCCATCACCATGGTTTGGGCTTTTTGTTCACTAAATGTCCTCACACGAGTTCTTTTGCTGTTAAATTTTCCATTTCAGGACCTGGAGAGCCTgcagatgaaacatttttgcaGCACATTTGTCATGTTTCTTGTGCCAATATCTGATCATTATGACAAAGCCtacacttgttttctgtttatatCAGCTGGTGTGGCAGTCATTTCTTCTTATATTGGTGTGATAGTAGCAGCCAGGTCAGCCTCCACAGACAAAGCTTCAGCCCATAAAGCTCgtaacacactgctgctgcacctgGTGCAGCTGGGCCTCAGTCTCTCTTCAACTATACACAACCCATTACTTATAGCCATCTCAAAAACTGTCACGAGAATAATGCTTGTGCGTgttcagaatattttttatgtgtttattatcaTTCTCCCCAGATGTCTGAGCGCTCTCATCTATGGGCTCAGAGATCAGACCATCAGACCTGTTCTTGTTTACTATTTATGCTGTCGACTGAAACTCTCAGTCTTCCCAGCCAAGGCTGAGAACTCATCCTGA
- the LOC122995712 gene encoding odorant receptor 131-2-like, translating into MTYANQSLTNVSSVQQFQGLLERALFCTLITVPCCVFLFINGTMLFTLRSKPVFRETSRYILLYNLLFADTAQLILSQLLYILAFCRMKLTYPVCGVLTMIADLTNEVSPLTLVLMSLERYVAVCYPLRHATIITIRNTGVAIIVVWVFSSLNVLTRVLLLLDFPFEELESLQMKDFCSDIAMFLGPMSNHYDKAYTCFLFVSAGAAITSSYIGVIVAARSASTDKASARKARNTLLLHLVQLGLSLSSTVYNPILIALSKTVTRLVFVRVQNVFYVCIFIFPRCLSSLIYGIRDQTIRPVLMYHLCCRLKLSVISAKAEVSL; encoded by the coding sequence ATGACTTATGCAAACCAATCTCTGACCAATGTCAGTTCTGTACAGCAGTTTCAGGGGTTACTGGAGAGAGCGTTATTTTGCACTCTGATAACAGTGCCATGCTGTGTGTTCCTCTTCATTAATGGAACCATGCTTTTTACCTTGAGGAGTAAACCAGTGTTTAGAGAGACCTCTCGTTACATTCTTCTGTATAACCTCCTTTTTGCAGACACAGCACAGCTGATACTCAGCCAGTTGCTGTACATATTGGCTTTCTGTAGAATGAAACTGACATATCCTGTATGTGGTGTTCTCACTATGATTGCTGATCTCACAAATGAAGTGTCTCCTCTCACACTGGTGTTGATGTCTCTGGAGAGATATGTAGCTGTGTGCTACCCACTGAGGCACGctaccatcatcaccatcagaaACACAGGTGTGGCCATCATTGTAGTTTGGGTGTTCAGTTCACTAAATGTTCTCACTCGAGTTCTTTTGCTGTTAGATTTTCCATTTGAAGAACTGGAGAGCCTGCAGATGAAAGACTTTTGCTCTGACATAGCCATGTTTCTTGGCCcaatgtctaatcattatgaCAAAGCCTatacttgttttctgtttgtatcaGCAGGTGCTGCAATCACGTCCTCCTATATTGGTGTGATAGTAGCAGCCAGGTCAGCCTCCACAGACAAAGCTTCAGCCCGTAAAGCTCgtaacacactgctgctgcacctgGTGCAGCTGGGCCTCAGTCTCTCCTCAACTGTTTACAACCCAATCCTCATAGCTCTTTCAAAAACTGTAACAAGGCTAGTATTTGTGCGTGTCCagaatgttttttatgtgtgcattttcattttccccAGATGTCTTAGTTCTCTCATTTATGGCATCAGAGACCAAACTATCAGACCTGTCCTCATGTACCATCTATGCTGTCGACTGAAACTCTCAGTCATCTCAGCCAAGGCTGAGGTCTCACTTTAG
- the nup98 gene encoding nuclear pore complex protein Nup98-Nup96 isoform X4 translates to MFNKSFGTPFGGGTGGFGTSSTFGQQNTGFGTTGGFGTSAFGATTNTGGLFGSTQNKPGGLFGSSTFSQPATSSTSTGFGFGAASGTSTSLFGNTGSGTTGGLFSQQNNAFGANKPSSFGSFGTSTSSGGLFGATNTTSNPFGGSNSLFGGSGFSAAQQPGTTVKFNPPTGSDTMVKAGVTTSINTKHQCITAMKEYENKSLEELRLEDYQAGRKGPTNPIAAGTGGLFGSATATSSATTGLFGTSAPNTSFSFGQNKSTFGAAPAAGFNATTGGLFGQQNQQQAASSLFKPFGQTTTTQSTGFSFGNTNTMGQANTSSMGLFGNTAASQSGGLFGTAQTSAATGFGTATGLFGQTNAGFGNVGTQQSLFGNKTAGFGTTTTSAPSFGAGTGLFGNKPALTLGTGTNTSTFGFGANPAAGSLFGNKPATGGLGTGLGTSFGTAVGTGQTSLFGNNQNKLGTTLGTMGTFGAAGFNSGTSTLGFGASQQPVALTDPNAAAAQQAMLQQQLSVLAYSPYGDSPLFRNPLSDPKKKEERLKPTNPTAQKALTTPTHYKLTPRPATRVRPKALTSSGASKSQLFDGLDDDEPSLTNGAFIPRKSIKKLVLKNLNSSQYSSPINKETDDLASPSEYPQNGHSHMEDEDELRELPGPSSQADDDPEVTQFYVNPIAKPIPQGRNQTSLQDTISDLNMHKPARNGLELSSEDVSASLGEESLLEGREEEQQESQSPHPAGIVLNRVGYYTIPSMEELAEMVDENGECVVENFSVGRKGYGSIFFPGEVNVTGLNLDEIVHFRRKEVIVYPDDKNKPPEGEGLNRRAEVTLDGVWPNDKTTCTQIRSPERLTDMNYEGRLEKASRKQGARFLEYRTETGSWVFEVAHFSKYGLQDSDEEDDVPLKADPKKLKTMTTTTMLQQQQQLPPSQQQQQQQQQMAPQAQVEPPAPIYTHPPHPH, encoded by the exons ATGTTCAACAAGTCATTTGGTACTCCCTTCGGTGGAGGGACGGGGGGATTTGGCACCTCATCGACCTTTGGACAGCAAA ACACGGGTTTCGGGACGACGGGAGGCTTCGGGACGTCTGCGTTCGGGGCGACAACCAACACCGGAGGTCTCTTTGGTTCCACACAGAATAAACCTG GCGGTCTGTTTGGGTCCAGTACGTTCAGCCAGCCGGCGACGTCCTCCACGAGTACTGGCTTCGGTTTCGGTGCAGCCAGCGGCACTTCGACCAGCCTGTTTGGTAACACCGGATCAGGCACCACCGGAGGACTCTTCTCACAGCAGAACAATGCCTTCGGCGCCAACAAACCCTCATCTTTTGGAA GCTTCGGGACGAGCACCAGCAGCGGCGGGCTGTTCGGGGCGACCAACACCACCTCCAACCCTTTCGGCGGGTCCAACTCCCTGTTCGGAGGCTCCGGGTTCTCCGCCGCACAGCAGCCAGGAACGACTGTAAAATTCAAT cctccaacaggaagtgacacaATGGTGAAAGCGGGCGTGACCACCAGCATCAACACCAAGCACCAGTGCATCACGGCCATGAAGGAGTACGAGAACAAATCGCTGGAG GAGTTGAGGCTGGAGGACTACCAGGCGGGCAGGAAGGGCCCGACCAACCCGATAGCCGCAGGGACGGGCGGTCTGTTTGGTTCGGCTACGGCCACGTCCAGCGCCACCACCGGCCTGTTCGGCACCTCCGCCCCCAACACCAGCTTCTCCTTCGGACAGAACAAGAGCACCTTTGGCGCAG CACCTGCTGCTGGTTTCAATGCGACCACCGGCGGCCTGTTCGGCCAACAGAACCAACAACAAGCCGCCTCAAGTCTCTTCAAGCCGTTCGGTCAGACGACCACCACGCAGAGCACCGGCTTCTCCTTCGGCAACACTAACACCATGGGACAGGCCAACACCAGCAGCATG ggttTGTTTGGAAACACGGCGGCGTCTCAGTCGGGCGGCTTGTTCGGCACGGCTCAGACCAGCGCCGCCACCGGTTTTGGGACGGCCACCGGACTGTTCGGCCAAACGAACGCCGGATTTGGAAACGTGGGCACACAG caAAGTTTATTCGGTAATAAGACGGCCGGGTTcggcaccaccaccaccagcgcTCCGTCCTTCGGCGCCGGCACCGGGCTCTTTGGCAACAAGCCGGCTCTCACGCTGGGAACCGGAACCAACACCTCCACCTTCG GTTTTGGCGCCAACCCGGCGGCGGGGAGTCTGTTCGGGAACAAGCCGGCCACCGGAGGACTGGGGACCGGACTGGGAACCAGCTTTGGAACAG CAGTGGGCACTGGGCAGACGTCTCTCTTTGGGAATAACCAGAACAAACTGGGCACCACACTGGGAACGATGGGAACGTTCGGAGCAGCCGGATTCAACAGCGGAACCAGCACGCTGGGCTTCGGAGCTTCACAGCAACCCGTCG CGCTCACCGATCCGAATGCAGCGGCCGCCCAGCAGGccatgctgcagcagcagctcagcgtTCTGGCGTACTCGCCGTACGGAGACTCGCCGCTGTTCAGAAACCCGCTTTCAGACCccaagaagaaagaggag CGTCTGAAACCGACCAATCCGACGGCCCAGAAGGCTCTGACCACGCCCACCCACTACAAGCTGACCCCTCGACCGGCGACCCGGGTCCGCCCCAAAGCGCTGACGTCGTCGGGCGCCTCCAAGTCACAGCTGTTCGACGGCCTGGACGACGACGAGCCGTCGCTCACCAACGGAGCCTTCATACCCAG GAAGAGCATCAAGAAACTTGTCCTGAAGAACCTGAACAGCAGTCAGTACAGCAGTCCAATCAACAAAGAGACAGACGACCTCGCTTCACCATCAGAGTATCCACAGAACGGACACAG ccacaTGGAGGACGAGGACGAGTTGAGGGAGTTACCGGGCCCCAGCAGCCAGGCGGACGACGACCCCGAGGTCACCCAGTTTTACGTCAACCCCATCGCCAAGCCGATCCCGCAGGGCCGCAACCAGACCAGCCTGCAGGACACCATCAGCGACCTCAACATGCACAAACCTGCCAGGAACGGCCTGGAG CTGAGCAGCGAGGACGTGTCTGCGTCTCTGGGGGAGGAGTCTCTGCTGGAGGGTcgagaggaggagcagcaggagtcTCAGTCTCCTCACCCAGCAG GCATCGTTCTGAACCGTGTTGGTTATTACACCATCCCCTCCATGGAGGAGCTGGCCGAGATGGTGGATGAAAACGGGGAGTGTGTGGTGGAGAACTTCTCCGTCGGCAGGAAAG GCTACGGCTCCATCTTCTTCCCCGGCGAGGTGAACGTGACGGGACTGAACCTCGACGAGATCGTCCACTTCAGACGCAAAGAGGTCATCGTGTACCCGGATGACAAAAACAAGCCGCCGGAGGGGGAGGGGCTAAACAG GCGGGCGGAGGTCACTCTGGACGGCGTTTGGCCGAACGACAAGACGACCTGCACTCAGATCAGGAGCCCCGAGCGTCTGACAGACATGAACTACGAGGGCCGGCTGGAGAAAGCCTCCCGCAAACAGGGAGCTCGCTTCCTGGAGTACAGAACCGAGACCGGATCCTGGGTGTTCGAG GTGGCCCATTTCTCCAAATACGGACTCCAGGACTCGGACGAGGAAGACGACGTCCCGCTCAAAGCCGACCCCAAGAAGCTGAAGACgatgacgacgacgacgatgctgcagcagcagcagcaacttcctccctcccagcagcagcagcagcagcagcagcagatggcGCCACAGGCCCAGGTAGAGCCGCCTGCGCCCATCTAcactcatcctcctcatcctcactga